In Pontiella desulfatans, one DNA window encodes the following:
- a CDS encoding sialate O-acetylesterase, which yields MKPKLITTIVAVAGWAAAAQSPNVVLIYMDDLGWKDIGWYRKRKLPKGGVNRMMKKLIFLFLMVGCMAASAKVQLASVFSDHMVLQRGKPVPVWGTAEPGEKVTIEFARQKKTTVADAAGHWKAVLDPMKVSSNPRKLLVSGLKRIELKDILVGDVWLCGGQSNMAFTMKGLMEKEPVIAGANHPQLRLLEVPQKVALEPQEAFSSVWKASTPETVPTFSAVGFLFGQRVHVEAGIPIGLIECAVGSTSVECWVSGETLENKLFAPAVKAWSEVEANWDDPEVRAKHIHKSVKDPEAIQPSEARTYPAGCYNAMLHPLFPFAIKGVVWYQGEANRDRAHQYRQLFPAMIDEWRGHFEQDDFKFYVVQLPDIGKPKPSGGDSIYAELREAQWLTVKNDPLMEMAVIIDSDQKGNIHPKNKQLPGDRLARIALAKDYEKGIECRGPLFREMKIKGNIMHLLFDHADGLMVGKRTAPASIEIQPLDAPPSNFSVAGADKVFHPAGAVIEGESVVLICEAVKQPVAVRYAWADNPAGCNLYNSAGLPAAPFRTDDWPWVTEGKLVGDVVVIRP from the coding sequence ATGAAACCCAAACTGATTACAACCATCGTTGCCGTTGCCGGATGGGCGGCGGCTGCGCAAAGTCCCAACGTTGTTTTGATTTATATGGACGATCTAGGTTGGAAGGATATCGGCTGGTACAGGAAAAGAAAATTGCCGAAGGGCGGGGTGAATAGAATGATGAAAAAGCTGATCTTCCTATTCCTGATGGTCGGTTGCATGGCCGCATCTGCCAAGGTTCAGTTGGCATCGGTGTTCTCCGACCACATGGTGCTGCAGCGCGGCAAGCCGGTTCCCGTTTGGGGCACCGCCGAGCCGGGCGAAAAAGTAACGATCGAATTTGCCAGGCAGAAAAAAACGACCGTCGCCGATGCGGCAGGGCATTGGAAGGCCGTACTCGACCCGATGAAGGTTTCATCCAACCCTCGGAAACTTTTGGTGTCCGGCCTCAAACGGATCGAGCTGAAAGATATTCTGGTTGGCGACGTTTGGCTCTGCGGCGGTCAGTCGAATATGGCCTTCACCATGAAAGGCCTGATGGAGAAGGAACCGGTCATTGCGGGCGCCAACCATCCGCAGCTCCGGCTGTTGGAAGTGCCGCAGAAGGTGGCCCTGGAACCGCAGGAAGCATTCAGCTCTGTATGGAAAGCATCGACCCCCGAAACCGTGCCGACCTTTTCTGCGGTCGGTTTCCTTTTCGGGCAGCGCGTGCATGTTGAGGCGGGTATCCCGATCGGCCTGATTGAATGCGCCGTCGGCAGCACCAGCGTCGAGTGCTGGGTGTCGGGCGAAACTCTCGAAAACAAGCTGTTTGCCCCTGCCGTGAAAGCCTGGAGTGAAGTGGAAGCCAACTGGGACGATCCGGAAGTCCGCGCAAAACATATCCACAAGTCGGTCAAGGATCCGGAGGCCATCCAGCCTTCGGAAGCGCGGACGTATCCGGCCGGCTGCTACAACGCCATGCTGCATCCGCTCTTTCCATTCGCCATCAAAGGCGTCGTCTGGTATCAGGGCGAGGCCAACCGCGACCGTGCGCACCAGTACCGCCAGCTATTCCCGGCCATGATTGACGAGTGGCGTGGGCATTTTGAACAGGACGACTTTAAATTCTATGTGGTGCAGCTTCCAGACATTGGAAAACCGAAGCCCTCCGGTGGCGACAGTATCTATGCCGAGCTGCGTGAGGCGCAGTGGTTGACCGTGAAGAATGATCCGCTCATGGAAATGGCCGTCATTATCGATTCAGACCAAAAGGGAAATATCCATCCAAAAAACAAGCAACTTCCTGGCGATCGGCTCGCCCGGATTGCACTGGCGAAGGATTATGAGAAGGGCATTGAATGCCGTGGCCCGCTCTTCCGTGAAATGAAAATCAAGGGCAATATAATGCATCTGTTGTTTGACCATGCGGATGGCCTGATGGTCGGGAAGCGCACCGCGCCGGCCAGCATTGAAATTCAGCCGTTGGATGCGCCTCCCTCCAACTTTTCCGTTGCCGGAGCCGACAAGGTTTTTCATCCGGCCGGGGCGGTCATTGAGGGCGAAAGCGTGGTGCTTATCTGCGAAGCGGTGAAACAGCCCGTGGCGGTTCGTTATGCCTGGGCGGACAATCCGGCCGGGTGTAATTTGTACAACAGTGCCGGTCTGCCTGCGGCTCCGTTCCGCACCGATGACTGGCCGTGGGTTACCGAAGGAAAGCTTGTCGGCGATGTCGTGGTCATCCGGCCATAA
- a CDS encoding sulfatase family protein: MKIKWFALLMFVSGTFSGYANERPNMMFILADDCTFRDLELYGGPARTPHINKLAAEGMTFSRCYQAAPMCSPTRHNLYTGIYPVKSGAYPNHTFVYPEVKSIPHYLKEQGYRVALIGKTHIGPKENFPFEYIDDFGFYGKDKQGRLEKQPYPSPRYPALDRFIRECVESNTPFCIFAASNEPHGPYTNGDASVYRNKDYDLPGNLVDTPKTREEYARYLAEITFFDGQVGECVSMLKKHGVDGNALVMVATEQGSSFPYGKWTTYENGVASGLVVSWPGKIAAGGKSDAMVEYCDVVPTLLAAAGAPVPDAVEGRSFLPVLTGKATKHKDYAYSIHTSVGVNGNKAPYGVRSVVSQRYRYIRNLTPGNAFSISMTNPLIEGRMQKNYLGEWVGRAEAGDGNAQALVDGIIHRPAEELYDIIADPYCRNNLSGNPEHAETKKALSGKLDAWMKQQGDQGAQTELDAAKRCTKLLKDAKAETKKKKQGQ; the protein is encoded by the coding sequence ATGAAGATAAAATGGTTTGCTCTTTTGATGTTCGTGTCCGGCACTTTTTCGGGGTATGCGAACGAACGCCCGAATATGATGTTTATTCTGGCAGACGACTGCACGTTCCGCGACCTGGAGCTGTATGGCGGCCCCGCCAGGACGCCGCATATCAACAAGCTGGCCGCCGAGGGAATGACTTTCAGCCGCTGCTATCAGGCTGCACCGATGTGTTCGCCGACGCGTCACAATCTTTATACGGGGATTTATCCGGTGAAGAGCGGGGCCTATCCGAACCACACCTTTGTCTATCCGGAGGTAAAGAGCATTCCGCACTACCTGAAGGAACAAGGATACCGCGTGGCCTTGATCGGCAAGACCCACATCGGCCCCAAGGAAAATTTTCCTTTTGAGTACATCGATGATTTCGGGTTTTACGGCAAGGACAAGCAGGGGCGGTTGGAGAAACAGCCGTATCCATCGCCGCGCTATCCGGCGCTCGATCGCTTCATTCGGGAGTGCGTGGAGTCCAATACGCCGTTCTGCATTTTTGCGGCATCGAACGAACCCCACGGCCCCTACACCAACGGCGATGCGTCGGTCTACAGGAACAAGGATTATGACCTTCCGGGCAATCTGGTCGATACACCGAAAACGCGTGAGGAATATGCGCGCTACCTGGCGGAGATCACCTTTTTCGACGGGCAGGTCGGCGAATGCGTTTCCATGCTCAAGAAGCATGGGGTTGACGGCAATGCGCTGGTGATGGTCGCAACGGAGCAGGGCAGTTCGTTCCCTTACGGCAAATGGACGACCTATGAAAACGGTGTGGCCAGCGGCCTGGTTGTCAGCTGGCCGGGTAAGATCGCCGCGGGCGGCAAGAGCGATGCGATGGTGGAATATTGCGATGTGGTGCCGACGCTGCTGGCGGCTGCCGGAGCTCCGGTTCCGGATGCCGTCGAAGGGCGCTCGTTCCTTCCCGTGCTGACCGGCAAGGCGACGAAGCATAAGGACTATGCCTATTCGATCCACACCAGCGTTGGCGTTAATGGAAACAAGGCGCCCTACGGCGTGCGTTCCGTTGTGTCGCAACGCTATCGCTATATCCGGAACCTGACGCCGGGAAATGCATTCAGCATCAGTATGACCAATCCGCTGATCGAGGGCCGCATGCAGAAAAACTATCTTGGCGAGTGGGTCGGGCGGGCGGAAGCCGGCGACGGAAATGCCCAGGCGCTCGTGGATGGAATTATCCATCGCCCGGCTGAAGAACTCTACGACATTATTGCCGATCCCTATTGCCGCAACAATCTGTCAGGAAACCCGGAGCATGCCGAAACAAAGAAGGCGCTTTCCGGGAAGCTGGATGCCTGGATGAAGCAGCAGGGCGACCAAGGCGCGCAGACCGAGCTGGACGCCGCCAAGCGCTGCACCAAATTGCTGAAAGATGCAAAGGCGGAAACGAAAAAGAAGAAGCAGGGACAATAA